A single region of the Gossypium arboreum isolate Shixiya-1 chromosome 12, ASM2569848v2, whole genome shotgun sequence genome encodes:
- the LOC108478392 gene encoding ras-related protein Rab7-like, translating into MDVSMKRRTLLKVIVLGDSGVGKTSLMNQYVYNKFNQQYKATIGADFVTKELQIDDKLVTLQIWDTAGQERFQSLGSAFYRGADCCVIVFDVNILRSFETLNNWREEFLKQADPSDPESFPFIVIGNKIDIDGGNSRMVSEKKARDWCASRGNIPYFETSAKEDYNVDEAFLCVAKTALASEHEQHDIYFRGISETTSEVEQRGGCAC; encoded by the exons ATGGATGTTTCTATGAAGAGAAGAACTCTGCTTAAGGTCATTGTTCTAGGTGACAGTgg AGTGGGAAAGACATCTTTGATGAATCA ATATGTTTATAACAAGTTCAACCAACAGTACAAAGCTACAATTGGAGCTGACTTTGTCACCAAAGAATTACAGATTGATGACAAATTGGTaactttgcaa ATATGGGATACAGCAGGGCAAGAAAGATTCCAGAGCCTTGGTTCTGCATTTTATCGAGGGGCAGATTGCTGTGTTATTGTGTTTGATGTGAACATACTCAGATCATTTGAAACACTAAACAATTGGCGTGAAGAATTTCTGAAACAG GCAGATCCATCTGATCCTGAGTCATTTCCTTTCATAGTAATCGGAAACAAGATTGACATAGACGGTGGAAATAGCCGAATG GTTTCTGAGAAAAAAGCTAGGGATTGGTGTGCCTCAAGGGGAAATATACCTTACTTTGAGACTTCAGCGAAAGAGGATTACAACGTTGATGAAGCATTTTTATGTGTAGCAAAAACTGCACTAGCCAGTGAACATGAACAACATGACAT TTATTTCCGAGGTATATCAGAAACTACTTCAGAAGTTGAGCAGAGAGGAGGGTGCGCTTGTTGA